A region from the Melioribacter roseus P3M-2 genome encodes:
- a CDS encoding CARDB domain-containing protein: MPPELIIRYDIISMDKDTVYAGEDAALTFDLINAGEESAVDFDIEVLIDKKEKLLIPVDTIKSGESKTFSQLIKTDKYNGEIECEIIIDPEDKIKEFYEDNNRAYGYFFVRQSDAGQDIFVRIDGREIYDGEYISPTPQIEIELYDYSFRKLNDTSYMRIFLNGKPVNFSNENIQYTFSDSNPKIKVCYDPHLSEGDYLLEIFVYNFFSDTTKPIKSVRFKIDYKPRVLDVYNYPNPCETGTYFTFRLTQIPDELKIKIYTVAGRLIKEIVVEGNSLKYDMNRIYWDGRDEDGNLPANGVYLYKAILDFGDTTISALNKLAILR; the protein is encoded by the coding sequence TTGCCGCCTGAATTAATCATACGATACGATATAATTTCTATGGATAAAGACACCGTATACGCAGGTGAAGACGCTGCGCTTACTTTCGATTTGATAAATGCAGGAGAGGAATCGGCGGTTGATTTCGATATCGAAGTTCTGATCGATAAGAAAGAGAAATTGTTAATTCCGGTCGACACAATTAAATCCGGCGAAAGCAAAACTTTTTCTCAATTGATTAAAACCGATAAATATAATGGTGAAATTGAATGCGAAATTATAATAGATCCGGAAGATAAGATTAAAGAATTTTACGAAGACAACAACCGGGCTTATGGGTATTTTTTTGTGCGGCAGTCCGATGCCGGGCAGGATATATTTGTGCGAATAGACGGACGTGAAATTTACGACGGAGAATATATTTCGCCAACGCCTCAAATAGAAATTGAGCTTTATGATTATTCCTTCAGGAAACTTAACGATACTTCATACATGAGAATATTTTTAAATGGGAAACCGGTCAATTTTTCGAATGAAAATATTCAATATACATTCAGCGATAGTAATCCTAAAATTAAAGTTTGTTATGATCCTCATTTGTCGGAAGGGGATTATCTTCTTGAAATTTTTGTTTATAATTTTTTTAGCGATACTACTAAGCCGATAAAATCCGTGCGCTTCAAAATCGATTATAAGCCCCGGGTGTTGGATGTATATAATTATCCGAATCCGTGCGAAACCGGGACGTATTTTACTTTCCGTTTAACGCAGATTCCGGACGAATTAAAGATCAAAATATACACGGTAGCGGGGCGATTGATAAAGGAAATAGTTGTGGAAGGAAATTCATTGAAATACGATATGAACAGAATTTATTGGGACGGTCGCGACGAGGACGGCAATCTTCCGGCTAATGGCGTTTACCTCTATAAAGCAATACTGGATTTCGGCGACACAACAATATCTGCGCTTAACAAACTTGCTATATTAAGATAA
- a CDS encoding carboxymuconolactone decarboxylase family protein, protein MSSSIEDFKKYRSKMNDRILNSGFRDFNKFFALDNKAYYKGALDPKTKELMGLVASMALRCNDCILYHIDRSIEEGATEQELYETFNIALIVGGSIVIPHLRFAVEKMDEIFAANKKGETK, encoded by the coding sequence ATGAGTTCTTCCATAGAAGATTTTAAGAAATATCGAAGCAAAATGAACGATAGAATTCTGAATTCGGGATTCAGAGATTTCAATAAATTTTTCGCGCTCGACAATAAGGCATATTACAAAGGAGCGCTCGACCCTAAAACAAAAGAATTAATGGGGCTTGTTGCTTCGATGGCGCTGCGATGCAACGATTGTATACTGTATCATATCGACAGGTCGATTGAAGAAGGCGCCACCGAGCAGGAATTATACGAAACATTCAATATCGCATTGATTGTCGGAGGCTCTATAGTTATTCCACATCTTCGTTTTGCAGTCGAAAAAATGGATGAAATTTTTGCGGCAAACAAAAAAGGAGAAACAAAATAG
- the rdgB gene encoding RdgB/HAM1 family non-canonical purine NTP pyrophosphatase: MKIIFATQNQGKSKEVKNILNGNSLQVYSLYDLGNDIEIEETGETFKENAFLKAKTIYDVYKVPVIADDSGLEIEQLDGRPGVYSARYAGENCTFDDNNKKVLKELEDKPEPHKARFVCHAVFYDGKNLFESVGELKGVITKSPAGEHGFGYDPIFIPEGYDKTLAELEIEEKIKSAIAPWPLAN, encoded by the coding sequence ATGAAAATTATCTTCGCCACCCAGAATCAGGGAAAAAGTAAAGAAGTAAAAAATATTTTGAACGGCAACTCGCTTCAAGTCTATTCGTTATATGATTTGGGAAATGATATCGAAATAGAAGAGACGGGCGAAACATTCAAAGAAAACGCTTTTCTTAAAGCTAAGACAATATACGACGTCTATAAAGTTCCGGTTATTGCCGACGACTCAGGGCTTGAAATAGAGCAACTCGACGGACGCCCAGGAGTTTATTCCGCCAGGTATGCCGGGGAAAATTGTACATTCGACGATAATAATAAAAAAGTATTAAAAGAACTGGAAGACAAACCCGAACCTCACAAAGCCCGGTTTGTTTGCCATGCGGTTTTTTACGACGGGAAAAATTTGTTCGAATCGGTCGGTGAATTAAAAGGCGTAATTACTAAAAGCCCGGCGGGTGAACACGGATTCGGATACGACCCGATTTTTATCCCGGAAGGATACGATAAAACTTTAGCCGAATTAGAAATCGAAGAAAAAATAAAATCAGCCATCGCGCCATGGCCTTTAGCGAATTGA
- the ubiE gene encoding bifunctional demethylmenaquinone methyltransferase/2-methoxy-6-polyprenyl-1,4-benzoquinol methylase UbiE encodes MKADIKKKEKVKRIFDTISPKYDFLNHFLSAGTDYYWRRKAIELSAMNGESILLDMACGTGDFAITARKKGVQTIFGGDLSLNMLSHFKDKSEWINGRLVQCTAEELPFKENTFTNITVAFGVRNFYDIQKGFDSFKRVLKEGGKVTILEFRLPANKFIRSIYLFYFNKILPALGRIISRDPEAYRYLPESVGEFDQKIDLVKLLKNSGFDNVVKYSLTLGLVQVVIAQK; translated from the coding sequence ATGAAAGCGGATATCAAAAAGAAAGAAAAAGTAAAAAGAATATTCGATACGATTTCGCCGAAGTATGATTTTCTCAATCACTTTCTGAGCGCCGGTACGGATTACTATTGGAGAAGGAAAGCCATCGAGCTGAGCGCGATGAACGGTGAAAGTATATTGTTGGACATGGCTTGCGGCACGGGCGATTTTGCAATAACCGCCCGTAAGAAGGGAGTACAAACTATTTTCGGCGGCGATTTGTCCCTTAATATGCTTTCTCATTTCAAAGATAAATCTGAATGGATTAACGGCCGCCTGGTACAATGCACAGCCGAAGAGCTTCCCTTTAAGGAAAACACATTTACAAATATTACGGTGGCGTTCGGCGTGCGGAATTTTTATGATATACAAAAAGGATTCGACTCTTTCAAACGTGTATTAAAAGAGGGAGGAAAAGTAACGATACTCGAGTTCAGACTGCCGGCAAACAAGTTTATTCGTTCTATTTATCTGTTCTATTTTAACAAAATACTGCCGGCGCTTGGCAGAATAATTTCGCGCGATCCCGAAGCTTATCGTTATCTTCCTGAGTCGGTCGGCGAATTCGACCAGAAAATAGACCTCGTGAAACTTTTAAAAAATTCAGGATTTGACAACGTCGTAAAATATTCGCTCACTTTAGGGCTAGTGCAAGTAGTAATAGCTCAGAAATAA
- the rsmA gene encoding 16S rRNA (adenine(1518)-N(6)/adenine(1519)-N(6))-dimethyltransferase RsmA: MKENPRPLKRFGQNYLKDKNIIEKIIEEFGVKEGDKIIEIGPGRGALTEILYQRTDDLTLVEIDKRVIETLKENFPNAKIINRDFLKLNLSELSAPDNKLRVIGNIPYNITSPILFKLIEERESVSDALLMVQYEVAKRITSTPGTKDYGILSVIMNFFTDVKLCFKISPNVFYPKPKVHSAIIKIKFNKITAEDFDDRLFIDIVKAAFGKRRKTLRNSLAGSMFKGIEFGVLDDLIAKRAEELSIEEFLKLYNFIQNAKPASTR; encoded by the coding sequence ATGAAAGAAAATCCGCGTCCTTTAAAAAGATTCGGCCAAAATTACCTGAAGGACAAAAATATAATTGAAAAAATTATCGAAGAATTCGGGGTCAAAGAAGGCGATAAAATTATAGAAATCGGTCCTGGGCGGGGAGCCTTAACCGAAATTCTATACCAGAGAACAGACGACCTGACGCTTGTAGAAATCGACAAAAGGGTAATTGAGACGTTGAAAGAAAACTTCCCGAATGCAAAAATTATCAATCGGGATTTTTTGAAATTAAATTTGAGCGAACTAAGCGCGCCTGACAATAAACTTAGGGTAATAGGCAATATCCCATATAATATCACATCGCCGATTCTATTTAAATTAATAGAAGAAAGAGAATCAGTATCCGACGCGCTGCTGATGGTTCAGTACGAAGTTGCGAAACGAATCACTTCTACCCCAGGCACTAAAGATTACGGAATCCTAAGCGTAATCATGAACTTTTTTACGGATGTAAAATTATGCTTTAAGATATCGCCGAATGTATTCTATCCAAAACCGAAAGTTCATTCCGCAATAATTAAAATTAAATTCAATAAAATAACAGCCGAAGATTTTGACGACAGATTGTTTATCGATATAGTTAAAGCCGCGTTCGGGAAAAGGAGAAAAACCTTGAGAAATTCTCTTGCAGGCAGCATGTTTAAGGGCATTGAATTTGGCGTTCTCGACGATCTTATCGCCAAGAGGGCTGAGGAGTTGTCGATTGAAGAATTTTTGAAACTCTATAATTTTATTCAGAACGCCAAACCTGCGTCCACGCGTTGA
- a CDS encoding glycosyltransferase, which translates to MFEIIFLISLSFYFAELVIFTIGARKVYQKSNGALPAISVIVAARNEEENILPCLEALDKLIYPEDKIEIIIVNDHSTDSTGNLVENFIKGKNKFKSIVPAEQIGHLKGKTNALANGVKIAKGEIILTTDADCRVSPAWAETIVRYYDEDTGFVGGITTQTDKTVFEGMQAVDFVYLLTMAAGAQNLGKPLSCIGNNMSYRKQAYLDVGGYEGIPFSITEDFNLLREIDKLKKYKIKYPLDPGALVVSNPLSDWKSIYWQKKRWGVGGMESDLIGYLVFVWGYLTHALILLSPFFFSVNVLYLIFFKLAADYFFIYPVYKKLKLKLKFIHFLAFEIYLTLYVVLLPFIVLPNRKIKWKGRTY; encoded by the coding sequence ATGTTCGAAATAATATTCCTAATATCGCTGTCGTTCTATTTTGCCGAATTGGTAATCTTTACAATAGGAGCGCGTAAGGTATATCAAAAAAGTAACGGCGCGCTGCCTGCAATATCGGTAATTGTAGCGGCGAGAAACGAAGAAGAGAATATTCTTCCGTGTCTGGAAGCGCTCGACAAATTAATCTACCCGGAAGATAAAATTGAAATTATAATCGTTAACGATCATTCGACTGACAGTACAGGAAATCTCGTCGAAAATTTTATAAAAGGCAAAAATAAGTTCAAGTCCATTGTTCCGGCGGAACAGATAGGGCACCTCAAAGGTAAAACGAACGCCCTGGCTAACGGCGTTAAAATTGCAAAAGGGGAAATTATTCTTACTACAGACGCCGATTGCAGAGTGTCGCCCGCATGGGCGGAAACTATCGTAAGGTATTATGACGAAGACACGGGATTTGTAGGCGGGATTACAACTCAGACGGATAAAACGGTTTTTGAGGGGATGCAGGCTGTCGATTTTGTCTATCTTCTTACGATGGCGGCAGGCGCGCAAAACCTGGGTAAACCTTTAAGTTGTATCGGGAATAATATGTCGTACCGTAAACAGGCATATCTCGACGTCGGCGGTTACGAAGGCATTCCTTTTTCTATTACTGAGGACTTCAACTTATTGCGGGAGATTGACAAACTGAAGAAATACAAAATTAAATATCCGCTCGACCCGGGAGCTCTGGTCGTGTCGAATCCTTTGTCCGACTGGAAATCGATTTACTGGCAGAAAAAAAGGTGGGGCGTGGGTGGCATGGAAAGCGATTTAATCGGTTACCTGGTCTTTGTATGGGGATATTTGACCCATGCATTAATTTTGTTATCGCCTTTTTTCTTCTCGGTTAACGTATTGTATCTGATTTTCTTTAAGCTTGCCGCCGACTACTTTTTTATTTACCCTGTATACAAAAAACTGAAACTAAAGCTAAAATTTATTCACTTTCTGGCTTTTGAAATCTATCTTACTCTATACGTGGTATTGCTGCCCTTTATTGTATTGCCCAACAGAAAAATTAAATGGAAAGGCAGAACATATTGA
- a CDS encoding DUF1207 domain-containing protein, whose protein sequence is MKKFIPVVLLIINVSLKAQGSFQLFPSELNVQPFTANILEAKLGFLFHTSNNELRLDIGNSVDIIRWGSGDEKFSVGADLFTYTLLRSESDFHFPVDAVDYLFGLNASWKVRKGFDSYGLRFRLSHISAHFVDGHFDWETNDWRDGNKPRVYSREFVELIPFYQIKSWRVYAGFTYLFHVDPEYIGKDIYQFGFDYFYDGFFKTNLYPFIAYDIRLQHVEKYTATHNLMAGLKFGKSNGRGVSLYVNYFSGNNFHGEYFDRKDNYFSIGFNLDL, encoded by the coding sequence ATGAAAAAATTTATTCCCGTCGTTCTATTAATTATTAATGTTTCATTAAAAGCGCAAGGTAGTTTCCAATTGTTTCCGTCCGAACTTAACGTTCAGCCTTTTACGGCAAACATTCTGGAGGCGAAACTCGGTTTTCTCTTTCATACGTCCAACAACGAATTGCGCCTCGATATCGGCAATTCCGTAGATATAATAAGATGGGGAAGCGGGGACGAAAAATTTTCAGTCGGCGCCGACCTGTTTACCTACACTCTTTTACGAAGCGAATCCGATTTTCATTTTCCCGTAGACGCAGTCGATTATCTTTTCGGATTAAACGCCTCCTGGAAAGTTCGCAAGGGATTCGACAGCTACGGACTCCGTTTCCGGCTCAGCCACATCAGCGCCCATTTTGTGGACGGCCACTTCGATTGGGAAACAAATGATTGGCGCGATGGTAATAAACCCCGCGTTTACAGCAGGGAATTTGTCGAATTAATTCCGTTCTATCAAATTAAATCCTGGAGAGTATACGCCGGATTTACTTATCTCTTTCACGTAGACCCGGAATATATTGGAAAAGATATTTATCAGTTCGGATTCGATTATTTTTACGACGGTTTTTTTAAAACAAATTTATATCCGTTTATTGCCTATGACATCAGATTGCAACATGTAGAAAAATACACGGCGACGCACAATTTAATGGCGGGATTGAAGTTCGGAAAAAGCAACGGCAGAGGCGTAAGTTTATATGTGAATTATTTCTCGGGAAATAATTTCCACGGAGAATACTTTGATAGAAAGGACAATTATTTTTCAATAGGATTTAACCTGGATTTATAA
- a CDS encoding site-2 protease family protein, with protein MTTLIAGMEWTTGSMGPYEMTEIWKGLPYAASILFILASHEFGHYFASVYHGVKATLPYFIPFPPIPGFFNFGTMGAVIKTKSPIPDNKSMFDIGVAGPLAGFVACLIVLIYGYTHLPPVDYILSIHPDYFSPDYGKGAVNLEFGSTLLFELLQTIFTKPGDFIPPMSEIYHYPYLCVGWFGLFVTAMNLIPVGQLDGGHIIYSMFGSKIHEAVASISMSLLVIFGVLGVVDSALALNLNSGWSGWLFWAMILYFIIKVKHPPVPYFTKLGKGRMILGYIAILIFILSFSPTPFIINF; from the coding sequence TTGACGACTCTAATAGCCGGTATGGAATGGACGACCGGTTCGATGGGACCTTACGAGATGACCGAAATATGGAAAGGGTTGCCATATGCGGCATCTATACTTTTTATTTTGGCGTCGCACGAGTTCGGTCACTATTTCGCTTCAGTCTATCACGGGGTTAAAGCGACCTTGCCTTATTTTATTCCGTTTCCTCCTATACCCGGATTTTTCAATTTCGGTACGATGGGCGCAGTAATCAAAACAAAGTCGCCCATACCCGATAATAAGTCGATGTTTGACATTGGAGTAGCGGGACCTCTTGCGGGTTTTGTCGCTTGTTTGATTGTATTGATCTACGGATATACGCATTTGCCTCCGGTTGATTATATATTATCAATACACCCCGATTATTTCTCGCCCGATTACGGTAAAGGCGCAGTTAATCTTGAATTCGGGTCGACTCTGCTTTTTGAATTGCTTCAAACGATATTTACGAAGCCGGGGGATTTTATCCCTCCGATGAGCGAAATTTATCATTATCCTTATTTGTGCGTTGGATGGTTCGGTCTGTTTGTAACTGCAATGAATCTGATTCCGGTAGGGCAGCTCGACGGCGGGCATATCATTTATTCGATGTTCGGTTCTAAAATTCACGAAGCCGTCGCCAGCATATCAATGTCATTGCTGGTTATATTCGGCGTACTTGGAGTTGTCGATTCGGCGCTTGCGCTTAATCTGAATAGCGGGTGGTCAGGCTGGCTTTTCTGGGCAATGATACTTTATTTTATTATAAAAGTTAAACACCCGCCCGTTCCTTATTTTACTAAACTCGGCAAAGGCAGAATGATACTCGGATATATTGCGATTTTGATTTTCATATTGTCTTTTTCTCCTACGCCATTTATTATTAATTTTTAA
- a CDS encoding sialidase family protein — protein MLSLQGLTPAQQFSYTYKLENGASQAQGSNEVEKILIVNDTIWLATSKGLSKSEDYGQTWINYYRHEAFGEEGISAIAYHNGTIWAATWHLENAAGSSVPFGTGLRYSRDGGKTWVTVEQPVDDPGDSSVTYGINNLRALPVTVGHNNFVYDIAFTGETVWIACFAGGLRKSDDMGKTWKRVVLPPDYLDSIKPSDQLNFSLQPVAGKFGSESYLNHRVFSLLALDDSTIYVGTAGGINKSVDGGVSWTKFNHTNQSKPISGNFILELAHNRADNSIWAATWRAEGSSEYYGLSVSFDGEKNWETYLVDQKVLGIDFKYYNNGSYDVFAATEDGLFRSDDRLNNWIAAPRIYDSNTGVGTNYITRRFRCVNVYQKNNNTDVWIGSLDGLIKYNDTDNNWGGNWKVFIASQKLESDNSTYAFPNPFSPDNEIVRIKYNLNKPAEVTIRVFDFGMNLVKTIIQNAPRNLQGDQFEVWNGRDEAGNFVPNGVYFYRIDKGGDGEPLFGKIMVLR, from the coding sequence ATGTTATCCCTGCAAGGATTAACCCCGGCGCAGCAATTTTCGTATACATATAAACTTGAGAATGGCGCGTCGCAAGCTCAAGGCAGCAATGAAGTGGAAAAGATTTTAATTGTTAACGATACGATCTGGCTGGCTACTTCGAAGGGACTGAGTAAATCGGAAGATTACGGACAAACTTGGATCAATTACTACCGCCACGAAGCTTTCGGCGAAGAAGGAATTTCAGCCATTGCATATCATAACGGCACAATTTGGGCGGCTACATGGCATCTTGAAAACGCCGCCGGCTCGTCGGTGCCCTTCGGTACCGGACTCCGTTATTCTCGGGACGGCGGAAAAACCTGGGTAACCGTTGAACAACCGGTGGATGATCCGGGCGATTCGTCCGTTACTTACGGAATTAATAATTTGAGAGCCTTGCCCGTAACCGTAGGTCATAATAATTTTGTCTACGATATCGCTTTTACGGGAGAGACCGTCTGGATTGCTTGTTTTGCCGGCGGTCTGCGCAAATCCGATGATATGGGAAAAACTTGGAAGCGGGTTGTACTCCCGCCGGACTATCTCGATTCGATTAAACCATCCGACCAACTTAATTTTTCACTGCAACCCGTAGCGGGTAAATTTGGCAGCGAGTCGTACCTGAATCACCGAGTTTTTTCTTTGCTTGCCTTGGACGATTCTACAATCTATGTGGGAACCGCCGGAGGTATAAATAAAAGCGTCGACGGCGGCGTAAGCTGGACAAAATTTAATCATACTAACCAGAGTAAACCCATCAGCGGCAATTTTATTCTGGAACTGGCGCATAATAGGGCGGACAATTCTATCTGGGCTGCAACTTGGCGAGCCGAAGGGAGCAGCGAATATTACGGACTGAGCGTTTCGTTCGACGGAGAAAAAAATTGGGAAACTTATCTCGTTGACCAGAAAGTGCTGGGCATCGATTTCAAATATTATAATAACGGTTCTTACGATGTATTCGCTGCCACGGAAGACGGATTGTTCAGATCGGACGACCGGCTCAATAACTGGATTGCTGCGCCCAGAATATACGACAGCAATACCGGAGTCGGAACAAATTATATTACCCGACGTTTCCGATGCGTTAATGTTTATCAGAAAAATAACAATACGGACGTGTGGATCGGTTCTTTGGACGGATTAATCAAGTACAATGACACAGACAATAATTGGGGCGGCAACTGGAAGGTTTTCATTGCGTCGCAAAAGCTCGAGTCCGATAATTCGACGTATGCTTTCCCGAACCCTTTTTCTCCGGATAACGAAATTGTAAGAATAAAATACAATTTAAACAAACCGGCTGAGGTAACAATTCGCGTATTTGATTTCGGAATGAATTTGGTAAAAACCATAATTCAAAACGCCCCAAGAAATTTGCAGGGCGACCAGTTCGAAGTTTGGAACGGCAGGGATGAAGCGGGGAACTTTGTACCAAACGGAGTCTACTTTTACAGGATCGACAAAGGAGGCGACGGCGAGCCTCTCTTTGGAAAAATAATGGTGCTCAGATAA
- a CDS encoding PorV/PorQ family protein, translating into MKRNNLILIIIFFLAASVYGQFSRINSTAGSFSRLGFGARGMGMGNAMSSVTAGNLSAYYNPAVSVYQENSLFQASYSILSLDRSLNFIGFTKKFGLGKTVSPDGRETFRSYAGLSVGLINAGVSGIEVRDDAGEKFKSVSTSENQFFVALANRFSGKLAVGVAFKFYYYSLYENMTATSVGIDIGAIYSLTKSMNLSFVVSDLNSSYKWDSSNIYGQNGRNTTDKFPLIKKVGLSYKFDDPQLLLAVEWQGSNANSNILRGGIEYQPIENLYLRGGLDRFELSEDDIPVRPSLGFSYLYGMKNLNLGINYAFVVEPYSTSDQHIIGINLLF; encoded by the coding sequence ATGAAAAGAAATAACTTAATCCTAATAATAATATTTTTTCTTGCCGCCAGCGTTTACGGTCAATTCTCGCGTATTAACAGTACGGCGGGGAGCTTCAGCCGGCTCGGCTTCGGCGCAAGAGGCATGGGTATGGGCAATGCAATGTCTTCGGTAACTGCGGGGAATCTAAGCGCATATTATAATCCCGCCGTTTCGGTTTATCAGGAAAACAGTTTATTCCAGGCTTCTTATTCAATTCTTTCACTCGACCGTTCGCTAAATTTTATCGGCTTTACAAAAAAATTCGGTTTGGGTAAAACCGTCTCTCCCGACGGACGGGAAACGTTCAGATCTTACGCGGGACTTAGCGTCGGACTGATTAATGCCGGAGTTTCGGGCATTGAAGTAAGGGACGATGCAGGCGAAAAATTCAAGAGCGTATCGACGTCTGAAAATCAGTTTTTCGTGGCTCTCGCCAACAGGTTTTCCGGAAAATTGGCCGTGGGAGTTGCCTTTAAGTTTTACTATTACAGCCTGTATGAAAACATGACCGCAACGTCGGTCGGTATTGACATCGGTGCAATCTATTCATTAACAAAATCAATGAATCTGTCGTTTGTTGTTTCGGATTTGAATTCTTCATATAAATGGGATTCGTCGAATATTTACGGACAGAACGGAAGAAATACCACCGACAAATTTCCGCTTATTAAAAAAGTAGGACTCTCTTACAAATTTGACGATCCTCAACTTCTCCTTGCAGTCGAATGGCAGGGCAGCAATGCTAATTCGAACATTCTGCGGGGCGGCATAGAATATCAGCCGATCGAAAATTTGTACTTGCGCGGAGGACTCGACAGATTTGAATTGTCCGAAGACGACATACCCGTGCGTCCTTCATTAGGTTTTTCTTATCTTTACGGTATGAAAAATTTGAATCTTGGTATCAACTATGCTTTTGTAGTCGAGCCGTACTCGACTTCTGATCAACATATTATAGGAATTAATCTACTTTTCTGA
- a CDS encoding PorV/PorQ family protein, which yields MKKIILILFVAWGIIEGQSSQSTGLSILKNGTGSRIISMGELGVAQTDIYDFVYNPSLLSLDNSTAFSFTHNTRFNDIGTRNFLARLELWGIPLGLTLASTTIDNIEIRTKPGEPEATFNANYFYGGISFSGKLYDSFFAGATVKFIYENLYTDDASGIAYDMGLSYSGLTENLLLGLSVRNLGKMNNLRYQASDLPSEIRTGVSYKFILNKVNLLITAGAQKYFNGDNLHLHGGFEIDYSGALFLRAGYMSGYYSKKITAGFGVNWNNIGLDYAFQPYEYSLGDSHTFSISYSIR from the coding sequence ATGAAAAAAATAATTTTGATTTTATTCGTAGCATGGGGAATTATAGAAGGACAGTCTTCCCAATCGACAGGGTTGTCGATCCTTAAAAACGGCACAGGCTCCAGAATCATTAGTATGGGAGAACTTGGCGTCGCCCAAACCGATATATATGATTTTGTCTATAACCCTTCTTTACTCAGTCTCGATAATTCCACCGCTTTTTCGTTTACGCACAATACGAGATTTAATGATATTGGCACGCGCAATTTTTTGGCCAGATTGGAATTATGGGGCATACCTCTCGGGCTTACATTAGCCTCGACTACAATCGACAATATAGAAATAAGAACTAAGCCGGGCGAACCGGAAGCTACATTCAACGCCAATTATTTTTACGGCGGCATTTCATTCTCGGGAAAATTATACGACTCGTTCTTCGCAGGCGCTACTGTGAAATTTATTTATGAAAATCTTTATACCGACGACGCTTCCGGCATCGCTTACGATATGGGCCTCTCGTACTCCGGTCTTACGGAAAATCTGTTGCTGGGACTCTCTGTCAGAAATCTCGGTAAAATGAATAATCTCAGGTACCAAGCCTCCGATTTGCCATCCGAGATAAGAACGGGCGTTTCGTATAAATTTATTCTTAACAAAGTTAATCTGCTTATAACCGCGGGCGCTCAGAAATATTTTAACGGAGATAATTTACATCTGCACGGCGGTTTTGAAATCGATTACTCGGGCGCGCTCTTTCTGAGAGCGGGTTATATGTCGGGGTATTATTCGAAGAAAATTACCGCCGGTTTCGGCGTCAATTGGAACAATATCGGTCTCGACTACGCTTTTCAGCCGTACGAGTACAGCCTGGGTGATTCCCACACCTTTAGTATATCATATTCTATCAGATAA